The DNA region ACCTCGACTGCTTCGCTGATGCTGGCCTGCTGCTGGTGGTCGTTGCGAAGGCTGGGCTGAGAGCCGGAACGATGTTCAGCGCGCGGTTCCTGACGGGAGTCACGGGATTCCGGGCGGCGGTGGCGTGAGAGACTTTCGCCGGGAAGAATAGCTCCGCCGTCCCATCCGGTGGGAACTTCATAGCCGGGCGATGAGGCCAGGATAATGGTCGGCTCAGCTGTCTTGGCGGTGGCCTGAGGCTGATCGCCGTCTTTGCGGTACTTCGAGAGCGATTCGCCGGGGAGCACGATGGGCTCGGGTGGTGGGCCATCCGTGCCTGCTGACTCGTTGGAGGGAGCGTCGTCCACGCCATAGAGCGAGGTCCGGGGGGCAAAGCCGCGAGGGGTACGGCGCTGGCCAGCATCGCGGTCGCGTCCGCCACGATCATTTCGACCTCCGCGGTCGTTACGTCCACCGCGGTCTCCACGATCGTTGCGCCCATTGCGGTCGCGGCGTTCCGTGTTCTCCGTTGCCGATTCGGGTGCCGGGTACGCGGCAGGAACAGGCGCGGAGTTGCGTGGAGTAGACCGCTCGGCTGCGCCTTCGAGGTCAAGGGGGGAGTCATACTGACTCTCGTTCTGCTCCTCGGGATCGGGAGCGGTGAACTCAGATTGTGCATCGGCATTAACAGGCTGCACTGAGGCGTCACGCTGACCGGGGCGGCCACGGCGGCGTCCACGACGGCCACGCCAGCGGCGGCTTCCATCGGCACCGGGAGCGCCTTCGCCGATCTCGGCGGTGTCGGCAGGTTCGGCGGAGAGACTGTCGGGGTGAGGGCCGAAGTCGCTCTCCGGAGTGAAGTCGGCGACGATAGCTTCGGGATTCTCTAACGGCTGAGCAGTATCGGAGCCGGGCTGGCGGTTGCCGCGGCGGCGGTCGTTGCGGCCCCGGCCCCCACGGTCGCGGCCCCGGTCACCGCGCTCGGGGCGAGCGGCGGATTCTTCAGAGGGAGCGGCGGTTGCGCCTTCGAGGGTAACGGGTGTCTCACGGCGGCGGTTGTCGGCACGCTTGCCATGGTCGCCGTTGGTGTCGAAGTCTGCGGAGTCGCCGGCTTCTTCCATGAAGTCGGTGATGTAAAGGAAGGCGTCGCGCTCAAGGCCGATGTCCACAAAACTGGACTGCATGCCCGGCAGAACGCGCGTGACGCGTCCGTTATAGATGGAACCGGCGAGGGTATATTCGTTCTCGCGCTCGTAATAAATTTCGGTGAGGTCGTCGTTTTCGACGATGGCAAGCCGCGTCTCGTGCGGCGTACTTGAGATATAAATTTCTTTCGACATTCTCTTACTCTTTCTGCCCGCCCTGGTTGAGGCGCGAGCGGCAGACGAGGCAGAGAGCGAGATCGGGAGTGGCTCCTAGCTATAAATTCTAGGTGCAGCTCACCGTGGGTACGGACAGGATGCGGGATGCAGAAGCGCGTGAACGACGATCAAAGATAAGTGCGAGATGAGTAAACAACTCTGCCGCAACCGCGCGTTCAAACAACGCGGGGATAGCGACACTCAGGAGATCGATGACACGAGGGGATGCTTCGAACAAAAGCGAACATGCGGAGTTTGTGACCGAAACAACCTCAACATCTGAAACTTGAGGCGGGGCCGTTTGCCTTCCGGATGCAATCATTTCCCTGAAACCTGTCCGGCCAACGGAATCGATCGTCTCTCGCCTGGCCGGCCTTTTCTTCTAAAAATGCTTCTAAAAAAAGCTTCTAAAGATCTTGTTGCCGCTGCCGGCGCCTTGCGCCAAAGGGAGCGGGTTGTTTTGCTGCCCGGCATCTGGCCGAACAGGTGTTGCCAATAGTATTGCACCAAATCTGCTGCAACGGCGGAGATGGGTGCTTCTTTGAGTTCGGGAAATTGTAACCGATTCCCAAACTAGTTCACGAACCGGCGCATACGAATGTTCATAACAATCCCGAGCGCGAGGAAGGTGAAGAGAATCGACGATCCGCCATAGCTCATGAGCGGAAGAGGGATTCCCGTGACCGGCATCAGACCGACGACCATGCCTATATTGACCGCAATCTGGAAGATGATGACGGCGACGACCCCCATGATGATGAAGGTGCCAGGCAGATCTGAAGCTGTTTGAGCGTTCTGAATCAAACGCATCAATATAAGAAAGTATAACAGGATGACACCAAGGGCGCCGATGAAGCCATGCTCCTCGCAGAAGGCGGCGAAGATGAAGTCCGTATAAGGGATCGGCAGAAAATCGCCCTGCGTCTGCGTTCCCTTGTTCGCTCCTTTGCCCCAGATGCCCCCCGAGCCCACGGCGATCAGCGACTGGCGGATCTGGTAGCCGGAGCCGCGCGGGTCGGTGTCGGGATTGAGGAAGGCGTTGATGCGAGCCTGCTGATAGGGCTTGAGGTGTTTGCCGCTCTTCCACGCCCCTACTCCCACCAGAGTGACGGCCAGGAGGATGATGGCTGCCTGCTTGAAGCGCATCCCGCCAAGGAAGAGACCGCAGAAGAGGATGGGCAGGTAGGTAAGCGAGGTGCCGAGGTCCGGCTGCTTGAGCACCATGAGCATCGGAATGCAGACCAGTGCGAAGGCCTTGGCGATGTCCTTCCAGGTGAGTTCCTTGCCCGCGAGCCCCCAAAAGTAACGGGCGATAGTGACGATCAGTACGAGTTTGACCCACTCGGAGGGTTGAAAGTGAATTCCGCCGGGGAATTTGATCCAGCGGCGGCCTCCCAGCACCTTAGTGCCGAAGGCGAGAACAGCCATCAGGGCCACGATGCTGATGCCATACGCCCAGTGAGCGATGTCGATGAGGCGGTGATAGTCGATCAGCGAGATCAGAAACATCAAAACTAGACCGCTCGCCAGAAAGCCGATCTGCTTCTGATCGAAGCCGTGGAATTTGGTGTGAACCGTGGCTGATTTAATTTCGAGGACGGAGATGACCGAGAGTACAAGGACGAAGCCAAGCAGAACCCAATCGAAATCGCGGAAAGAAAAGAGGCGGCGCATGTGCTGGCTACTATCTTAGCCGGACAAATGCACCGCCGTCGGTTTGCATGGATGCTGAAAAGGTTATTGCTGCGCCGATGCCTTGGCGCGCCACTTCTCCGTCAGGGATTTGTCAGCCAGCGCCTTGATGAAGACTCCTCCTACAACGCTGCGGGCCTGGAAGCCGACCTGCTTGCCAGTTTTGGTGTCGTACCAGTCGGTGAGCGGGACGCGGGTGGGGGTTTCGTTGGTCCATTTGTAGATAGGATCGACGATGGCGTTGAACGCAGCAGGTGTATCGGCGAGGGTTGCTGTCCAAAGCTCCCAGTCGAGCTTGGTGTAATCGGCACGGCTATCAAGCGGCAGGCCGTACTGATTGATCTTGGTCTGATAGTAGGCGATCTCGCTGTCGCGGACCGATTTGGGAAAGAGGTTGTAACCGAGCAGGTCGTCCCAGACGAGGTTGTACTTCTGGCTCCAGGTGTTGGGACTGTTAAAGGCTAGTTTGTAATGGTCGCCTTCCTTGGCCATCGTGATCCACTTGCTCGCGTAGGTCTTGGCCGTAGCTTGATACTCGCGTGCCACCGATTCTTTGTTGAGAAGGTGAGCGAGGTTGGCGTATGCCGCGAGGCCGTCGATGGCCTTGATGGAGAGATTCGAGTTGTGGGCTACGTGGCCAGCGAAGTCGTCCGTCGTGAGCTGATTTTCCGGGTCGAGGCCATTTGCCTTGAGGTATTGGGCCCACTTGGTGAGCTGCGGCCAATAGCGTTCCGCGAGGGCCGTGTTGCCTTCGGCGCGGGAGACGGCGTCCACGAGGATGAGCAGGTTGCCGCTCTCTTCCACCGGCATCTGGTTCTCTTCGGTCTTTTCGCCGCCGCCGTACTCCTGTCCATTAGCCAGCGGATACTGGCCGAGATCATGAGGCGCGAAGGGGAACTTCCAGCGATTGGGCAGCGCCGCGTATTTCAGGACGGGCGAGATCTGAGCCTCGAGAAGTTTGGGGTTAAAGAACAGAAAGAAAGGAGCGGACGGATAGAGAACGTCCACGGTGGCGATGTCTCCGTTGGAGAAGTTCTCCTTGGCGAAAAGGTACGGCGAGCCGTCAACATCCGCAACCAGTCCATGGGCAGCCATCGCCTGACGGTAGGCGAGGATTGCAATGGCGGCATAATGCTCGCTTCCGGCCTTGGTGAGATCTGCGGTCAGTTCCTTGTCGAGCGTCGTGCCGCGAGCTTCGAGAGAGGTGTACTGCCGCTCCGCATCATCAAGCATCTGCGAGACGGGCTCGTTGTTCCGCTGCCAATAGGGGCGAAGGTTGCGCTGCATGTACTGGATCGCGTAGTTCTGCGTGTAGGAAACGAGGAGATGGCGGCTGACCGGCTCCCCTGCGACTTTGCCGAAGGCGAGAACAGCGTCGAGATGAGCGCCGTTTCGGTCTGCGCGCATGGGCATATCCATGTCATCGGCAGTAGGAAGCTGGCCGGTGGTCACGAAGTCGTGGCGCGCGTGCGAGGCGATGGCTGTTGTCGACTGCTCATCCTTGGGGATGGCGAGATGGAAGTAGCCCCAGTCGATGCGGAGATTGTCGCCGGAACGGTTGAGGACATTCTGATCGCGCGAGCCAACAGAGAGGACGTTCTCGGTTGCGGTCTGGTTGCGGGTGTAGACCACCTGCTCCGAGGCATCGTTGACGGCGATGATGGGATCGACATCGAGGAGAACGGAAACATCATGCGACGCACCGTCGGTCGATTGCGCCGTCCACGTGAGATAGGTGACCGGGCGCGAGAGGATATCAAGGTCGCTGAGGATCGTCGGCGTGAAGAACGTGAAATGAAGATCAATACCCGCCGCCTTGAACTCATAGAACGTGTGCGTCGGTGTGATGGAGCGCGCGACCTGCTCCATTGCGGGAAGGTCGCGGGGATCACGGCCCATGAAGCGGTAGGCCTTGCCGTCGATACGCACCAGACCGCTGATAGGCTGGGGCGCGCCTGTCCAATGCGTAGTGTTGGAGTCGGTGAGGTTGTCGGTGGTCGACCAGATGCTGAAGTAAGGGTTATGCGTAATTAGCGGTGTTGCCGGGGCCCGCTGTTGGGCAAATGCGGAGGAAGACAGCAGCACGAGAGCGAGCGACAACATCAATTTCATCGATACCTCAAGATGTAAGCCATTACAACTCTAACCACCATAACGTTAGCGACGGGAATTTGGAATGGTTCAAGGGAACTATTCGGCTGCGGGAGGAAGATTGACAGGCGAAGCTGAGGCCGCAGGGGCTGTGGGTTTGGTTGCCAGCGGTGCGGTCGCAAGCTCGCGAACATTGCCGGCACGCTTGCGCTGCTTGTTGACGTAGGCGTCGATCACCTGGGCGGCCAGCCTCGCCGAGTTATTGCCCCAGTTTCCGTGCTGCCACAGAACAGCAACGACAATATCTGGATTGCGCCGGGGAGTCATGCCGACGAACCACGCGTTCGGCAGAGTATTGTGGCCTCCCCCTGACCGTGACAGGGCGTCGTGGCTCATCACCTGCGCAGTGCCGGTCTTGCCGGCGAAGTCGATGCCGTCCAGATGCGCCGCATAGGCCGTGCCGATAGGGCTGCCGGTCACATTGGCCATGGCATCGGTGATGATCTGCCAGTTTTCCGGTGACAGAGGAATGGTCTTGTCACCTGAGCCGGAGAAGGTCTCGTGAACGGCTTCGAGCTCCTCGGGAGAGACCTCGTCGGGAAAGACGACGTGGGGGCGATGCAGGACACCGCCGGAGGCGATGCCGCCAAGGGCACGGGCGAGCTGAATCGGAGTGACGGTGACGGCTCCCTGACCGATGCCAACCGAGATGGTCTCACCGGCGTACCACGGCTGATGCATGGCGTGGAGCTTCCACGCGGTGGAGGGCATAGTGCCCGTGGCCTCGTCGGGCAGGTCGACCCCGGTCTTCTGCGAGAGCCCCAGCGAGACAGCGTATTTCGCAATAGTGTCGATGCCGAGGCGATTCGCCAACGTGTAGAAGAAAGTATCGCAGGAGTAGGGGATAGCGTTGAAGATGTTGACTGCCCCGTGATGCTGGTCGCAGGCGTAGAAGTGGCCGTAGAAGCTGGCCCCACCCTGACAGTTAACGTGCATGTCCTGGGCAACTCCCTCCTGCAAACCAGCGACCGACATGATGATCTTAAAGGTGCTGCCGGGAGCGAGCTGGGCCTGGATCGCCTTGTTCATCAGCGGATGATCAGGGTTATCGAGGATTCCGTTCCAGTAGCTCCGGGTGAGGTGGCTGGAGAACTCGTTCGGGTCGAAGGTCGGACGGGAGGCCATGGCAAGGACTTCGCCGGTGTGCGGGTCAAGCGCCACGATAGCTCCCACCTTGCCGTCGAGCGCCTTTTCGGCGGCCATCTGCACGTCGAGGTCAATGGTAAGGCGAAGATCTTTGCCGGGGATGGCGAGCGTCTCTCCGAGGTGGCCGAGTTCCTTGCCATGACTGTTCACGATCACATCTTTGTAGCCGTCCGTGCCGCGCAGGACGGAGTCGTAGGTTTCCTCTACGCCGGAGCGGCCGACAACATCGCCGGGATCGTAGAAGGCGTAGCGCGGATTGTTGAGCATCTCCTCCGAGACCTCGCCGACATAGCCGATAAGATGGGCGGCGAAGCCGTCGCGAGGATAGAGGCGGCGTTGTACGTCGAGCGTCTCCAGTTCAGGCAGCTCATTGCGATGGGCCTCGATGAAGGCCTGCTCGTCCGGCGTGATGTCCTGCTTGAGCGGGATGGGCTGGTACTTGGGCGCGGCTTGATAGTGGCGGAGAATGGCCTGAATCTGGTCGATGGGAATGTTGAGGCCACGTGAGATGAGGGGTAGATCGAGGTCGACGTCTTTAGCCTGCTCGCGGAGCAGATAGCAGGAGACGGACGGGTAGTTGTCGACCAGCAGGCGGCCTTCGCGGTCAAAGATGCGACCGCGGGGAGCGAGAATGGGGACTTTGCGGATGCGGTTGGCGTCGGCGAGGGCCCGGAAGTTGTCGGCGCCGAGTACCTGAAGACGCCAGAGGCCGGTAATGAGCACGGCGAGAATAAGCGCAACAATATATTGCGCGGAGTGGAGCTTGCCCGCCGGAAGTTTTTCGGCCTTGCCGTTGAGATCCAGCGCGGGATTCTCGGAGTGGGGGGAGGGTTCCATGGTGATTCGTTTCCAGTCTACGTCTTCAGCCACTGCTTTGACTGCTCTTCCCTGATCACCGTTTCCTGTCAAGACCTCTGGGCTCTTCAAGCCCCAGAAGATATCGCACGGCTAACTTATAGTGGGCCACTTTCAGTCGACAAATCAGTCCTGACGCTTCGTATGGTCGAGCAGGAAAAAGATCGGAATGGCGATAACGGTGTTGATGCAGGCGCGGAGCAGTTCATGTCCCCAGAGGAGATGGTAGTCCGGAAGTCCGAGCAGGCGATGGTCAATGAGAAAGAGCAGGACGCTGTTGATGATGGAGAAGGTAAAGGTGATGACGATGCGGGTTAAGGGGCTTTCGACATCGACCTGAAGCCCAATGCTTGCAGCGACATAGCCAATGGCTGACTTGGCCATCCCGTTGACGCCGATGGGCTGGTTGGTGAGTGCGTCCTGGAGCAGACCGATGACGGCTCCGGTAAGAGTTCCAGCGATGGGACTGCGGCGGGAAACGCTGAAGAATAGAACGACAATCAGCGGCAGGTCCACGATAGCGAAACGCGGAAGCAGCTTAGGAACGAAGGCCTGCAGCAGGATTGCCAGCAGCGGCACAAGCAGAGTGACGGCGGGCGAGAAGGTATGCTGCTCGAGTTCCTGGCGTGAGGTGTAACTGCGGTTGAGCATTTTGGCTAGTTCTGCGGTTCGGCTTCTGACTTCGTTGGGGGAGCTTTACGTGACTTTTGTGGTGGCCGGCCGGGTGCGGTATCTGGTAAAGACTGCGTCGGGACAGCGTTATTTAGGAAGTGGTTCTTGGCTCCGGGGGTGAGTTCGGAGGCTGGAGGCGTGTCGCCGGGGGTGTAGCGATCCGGGTGAATCGTCGGGAGTGGGTGCGGGATGGGGGCGACGGGAGGCACGGCCGGAGTAGCCCCTGAAGCAGCGGGAGTTGCCGGCGCAGGGACGTTAGGGTCGTGGAGGCTGGGCAGGCGGTCGGCCATGACCTCGGCGGCAGAGCGGGCCTGGGCTTCGGCGGCAGCTTCGGCATCGGCAGCGGCCTTGGCCTTGATGGCTGCAGCGGCGGCAGCCTGAGCTTCGGCTGTCGTGGCTCCGATGGCAAGGTCCTTCTGGGCAGCCACGGGCAGCGTGGGTTGGGTCCCGGTGATGACGAGGACCTCTTCCAGTTGCGAGAGGTTGGCAGCAGGCTTGAGGCGGATAGCGGTGTAGGGCTGGTGGTCGGGGTCGGGCGCGATGGACTCGATGGTGCCAACGGGAAGGCCGCGCGGGAAGATCTGGTCACCCCCTGAAGTCAGAACCGTCTCGCCGGGTTTGATGCGGGAGTCTGCGGTGAGGTTCGAGATCTGGATACCGCCGTTGGGAGTGCCATGAAGGATGGCGAGAATGCGTGTACTGCTGAGCAGGACTCCGGCTCCGGAGGTGGGGTCGTTGATGAGCAAGACCTGAGCGGTGTGGGGGAAGACGTCGCGGACCTTACCGACGATGCCGTCGGGCGTAATGACGGCCATGTCAGGCGTGAGTTTGTAGTCCGCGCCCTTGTCGATATAGAGAACGTGGGAGAGGTCGGTCCCACTGGTGCCGATGACCTGCGCGGCGACCGTCGAGGCGATGTAGTGCTGCTGGAAGGCAAGGAGCGCCTGGAGCCGGTGGCCTTGAATAGCATCTTCTGCGAAGGCGGCCTGTTCGAGGCGCAGACGAGCGATTTGCTGCTGGAGGTCCCGATTCTGCTGGCGGACGTCGCGAAGATTGATGTAGTTAGCCCATGCGTTGCGTGTGTTGTAGCCGATGGCGTGGAAGAAGCGCTCGAAAGGGGTGACGCTGGCGACAACCCAGTAGCGCATCAGGGTAACGTCATGGCTGTCAGGCGCGCCTGATTCGACGGGACGGCGCACCTGAATGGCGAGGCCGATCGTCTGCGCGAGCAATACCGCGACCAGTACCAGAACGTTTCTAAAGCGTGTGAAGAAGGATTCCATGCCCTGCAACTATTATGGGCGAGATGGCGAAAGTCGTGGGGAGATACGGGGTAACTCCTTTGGGTAAGCAGTTGCAGTTTGGAACAAATTGGGCCGGGGGACGTATCTGCGTGAGATCCTGAACAGAATTTTGGTGAGGTTAAGCTATGCTGCGTGCGGTTCTTTTGCTGTTTTTGCTGATGGCAGTTCCTCAGCCGGACACGGTGCAGGTGGCGCGTGCAACTGTCGATAATGCCGCTGCGAACGATGGCCCGAACTATACGACGGACGGGCAGTTGAAGATGCCTGAGCGGTATCGCGAGTGGATATTTCTGACCTCGGGGGTGGACATGAGCTACAGTCCGAACCCCGCGATGGCAGGCCACTCGATGTTCGACAATGTGTTTGTGAATCCGGCGGCCTACCATCTATTTCAGAAGACCGGAACGTGGCCAGACAAGACGACGCTGGTACTGGAGATTCGCGGGGCCGAGGGGCCAAGCTCGATCAACAAGCGAGGACATTCGCAGTCGCCTGAAATTATGGGGATGGAGGTGCATGTGAAGGATGCGCGCCTGGAAGACGGCTGGGGTTTCTATGAATTCACCGGCCCGGGGAGTGCAAAGCTAATCAAGCGACCTGCGAATTGCTATCAATGCCATGAGGGGCATGGTGCGGTGGATACGACCTTCGTACAGTTCTATCCGACCCTGCTGGGCGTGGCAAAGGCGAAGGGGACGTTGAGCGCTGCTTATCTGAAGGAGATCAGCACGCCAGAGATGGGGAAATAGCTTCGCTTCGCGAAGGATGACAAAGTTATCGGAGGGAAGACATCAGTAACGCCAACTTTTGGTGTCGGCGCCGGGTGGAGCGGTTCTAAGCATGTGCTCGACCATCTGAGGAAGAACCCGCTGGGCCCAGTTATTGTGGTTTTGCTCCATGGTGTACTCCACGGGGCCTCCGATGTAGCAATGGGGCATGCCGGGCCCGTATTGGAAGGTCGCGTCGGAGTGGGGATTGCGTGTGTCGTCAAGCGTGGACTGCAGCAGATGGACGGCGTTGTTGAGGAAGTAGGTGTCGCCGTCTCCGACGCTGAGGTGGAGTTTGCCTTCGAGCTTTGGCCCGAGGGTGCGCCAGTCGCGCTGCAAAATGGCGGTAAGGTCATAGCGATCGTGCCAGTAGGCAACAGTAGATTTGTCGATGGCTCCAGTCAGCGGATCGATCACATCTTCAGGGTAACCGTCGGAGCCGGCGGGCGAGAAGACGGCCTGCCAGATGTCCCATTGCTCCGTGGAGCGGCCGTGTGTACCGAGGACGTACTCGTAGCGGTACTCGTCGCCGGTGTTGCCAATGATGGAGCCGTCGGGTTTGCGGTCGGCGGCGATGGGAATTTCGCCGAAGTCGCCCTTGCGCACGAAGGCGTTGGTGTCGTCGTACAGGTCTACATTCTGGTAGGCGTGGAAGTCGATGGGATCGGGGCAGGCAGTGTAGGTGCCGTTGTAGAGGTCGGGGTAAAAGATCTGGGTCGCCAGCGATTCCCAGCCACCGGTGCTGCCGCCATACGTAGCGCGAGCCCAACCTTGGCCGATGCCGCGATACTTCTGCTCGATGGCCGGGATGAGTTCTTCATTGATGGCTGCACCGTAGGGGCCGACGTTGGCCGAGTCTACGTCATAGGAGTCGTCGTAGTAGGGGTTAGGGCTTTGGACGTAGAGCAGAAGGACGCGGGGAAGCCGGCCTGCGGTCCAGTCCTGAAAGAACTTGTAGGCAGCCACCGCACGGGAATTATCTGCGGACGCCGGTGGCGTCGTGACCCACGGAAGCGGCGCGCCGAAGCCGGGACGGAAGTGGTCCTGATAGACGACCAGGGGATAGCGGGCGTCGGGATGCTGGTCGAAGCCGTCAGGTAGCAGCACCCAGGCGCCAAGATACATGTCGCGGCCCCAGAACTTGCTCAGCTTTTCGCTGCGGAAGCGGATGTACTTGAGCCACTTTGCGCCCGGCTCTTTAGCGGCGATGACTTCTGGATCTCTCTCTGTGCCCGCTATGGGAGGGATTACTTTATCGAGGGTGAGCTTGAGAGTTGCGTTCGATTTTGGGTCGAGGTGGAGTCTGACTGGCGCGTTGTATGGGTTGCCGGGCTTGAGGTTCCAGTGCTGGCCTTCGCCTTGGTCTGGCGGTAGCCAGAGGGTCTTGCCGGAGGCCAGGTGGAACTGCTCATAGACATTGAAGACGGCCTGTACGGTGTAGTCGCCAGGGTCGAGATCGGCGAGAGACTTGCGCGGGTAGCCGATGGTCTTGTCATCGATGACGATTGGCTTGTTGGGAGCGAGGTCGGTTACATCGACGCCGAAGCCCTGCGCGGAGGTGTAGGTCTCCTGGAGTTGCATTCTTGGCTCAGGTTCACCATTGCCGGCTTTCTTGGTGATGACGAGGATGAGATGGCCGGTGAGACGT from Edaphobacter paludis includes:
- the rodA gene encoding rod shape-determining protein RodA, coding for MRRLFSFRDFDWVLLGFVLVLSVISVLEIKSATVHTKFHGFDQKQIGFLASGLVLMFLISLIDYHRLIDIAHWAYGISIVALMAVLAFGTKVLGGRRWIKFPGGIHFQPSEWVKLVLIVTIARYFWGLAGKELTWKDIAKAFALVCIPMLMVLKQPDLGTSLTYLPILFCGLFLGGMRFKQAAIILLAVTLVGVGAWKSGKHLKPYQQARINAFLNPDTDPRGSGYQIRQSLIAVGSGGIWGKGANKGTQTQGDFLPIPYTDFIFAAFCEEHGFIGALGVILLYFLILMRLIQNAQTASDLPGTFIIMGVVAVIIFQIAVNIGMVVGLMPVTGIPLPLMSYGGSSILFTFLALGIVMNIRMRRFVN
- a CDS encoding glutaminase domain-containing protein — encoded protein: MKLMLSLALVLLSSSAFAQQRAPATPLITHNPYFSIWSTTDNLTDSNTTHWTGAPQPISGLVRIDGKAYRFMGRDPRDLPAMEQVARSITPTHTFYEFKAAGIDLHFTFFTPTILSDLDILSRPVTYLTWTAQSTDGASHDVSVLLDVDPIIAVNDASEQVVYTRNQTATENVLSVGSRDQNVLNRSGDNLRIDWGYFHLAIPKDEQSTTAIASHARHDFVTTGQLPTADDMDMPMRADRNGAHLDAVLAFGKVAGEPVSRHLLVSYTQNYAIQYMQRNLRPYWQRNNEPVSQMLDDAERQYTSLEARGTTLDKELTADLTKAGSEHYAAIAILAYRQAMAAHGLVADVDGSPYLFAKENFSNGDIATVDVLYPSAPFFLFFNPKLLEAQISPVLKYAALPNRWKFPFAPHDLGQYPLANGQEYGGGEKTEENQMPVEESGNLLILVDAVSRAEGNTALAERYWPQLTKWAQYLKANGLDPENQLTTDDFAGHVAHNSNLSIKAIDGLAAYANLAHLLNKESVAREYQATAKTYASKWITMAKEGDHYKLAFNSPNTWSQKYNLVWDDLLGYNLFPKSVRDSEIAYYQTKINQYGLPLDSRADYTKLDWELWTATLADTPAAFNAIVDPIYKWTNETPTRVPLTDWYDTKTGKQVGFQARSVVGGVFIKALADKSLTEKWRAKASAQQ
- the mrdA gene encoding penicillin-binding protein 2 is translated as MEPSPHSENPALDLNGKAEKLPAGKLHSAQYIVALILAVLITGLWRLQVLGADNFRALADANRIRKVPILAPRGRIFDREGRLLVDNYPSVSCYLLREQAKDVDLDLPLISRGLNIPIDQIQAILRHYQAAPKYQPIPLKQDITPDEQAFIEAHRNELPELETLDVQRRLYPRDGFAAHLIGYVGEVSEEMLNNPRYAFYDPGDVVGRSGVEETYDSVLRGTDGYKDVIVNSHGKELGHLGETLAIPGKDLRLTIDLDVQMAAEKALDGKVGAIVALDPHTGEVLAMASRPTFDPNEFSSHLTRSYWNGILDNPDHPLMNKAIQAQLAPGSTFKIIMSVAGLQEGVAQDMHVNCQGGASFYGHFYACDQHHGAVNIFNAIPYSCDTFFYTLANRLGIDTIAKYAVSLGLSQKTGVDLPDEATGTMPSTAWKLHAMHQPWYAGETISVGIGQGAVTVTPIQLARALGGIASGGVLHRPHVVFPDEVSPEELEAVHETFSGSGDKTIPLSPENWQIITDAMANVTGSPIGTAYAAHLDGIDFAGKTGTAQVMSHDALSRSGGGHNTLPNAWFVGMTPRRNPDIVVAVLWQHGNWGNNSARLAAQVIDAYVNKQRKRAGNVRELATAPLATKPTAPAASASPVNLPPAAE
- the mreD gene encoding rod shape-determining protein MreD; the protein is MLNRSYTSRQELEQHTFSPAVTLLVPLLAILLQAFVPKLLPRFAIVDLPLIVVLFFSVSRRSPIAGTLTGAVIGLLQDALTNQPIGVNGMAKSAIGYVAASIGLQVDVESPLTRIVITFTFSIINSVLLFLIDHRLLGLPDYHLLWGHELLRACINTVIAIPIFFLLDHTKRQD
- the mreC gene encoding rod shape-determining protein MreC, which gives rise to MESFFTRFRNVLVLVAVLLAQTIGLAIQVRRPVESGAPDSHDVTLMRYWVVASVTPFERFFHAIGYNTRNAWANYINLRDVRQQNRDLQQQIARLRLEQAAFAEDAIQGHRLQALLAFQQHYIASTVAAQVIGTSGTDLSHVLYIDKGADYKLTPDMAVITPDGIVGKVRDVFPHTAQVLLINDPTSGAGVLLSSTRILAILHGTPNGGIQISNLTADSRIKPGETVLTSGGDQIFPRGLPVGTIESIAPDPDHQPYTAIRLKPAANLSQLEEVLVITGTQPTLPVAAQKDLAIGATTAEAQAAAAAAIKAKAAADAEAAAEAQARSAAEVMADRLPSLHDPNVPAPATPAASGATPAVPPVAPIPHPLPTIHPDRYTPGDTPPASELTPGAKNHFLNNAVPTQSLPDTAPGRPPQKSRKAPPTKSEAEPQN
- a CDS encoding cytochrome P460 family protein codes for the protein MLRAVLLLFLLMAVPQPDTVQVARATVDNAAANDGPNYTTDGQLKMPERYREWIFLTSGVDMSYSPNPAMAGHSMFDNVFVNPAAYHLFQKTGTWPDKTTLVLEIRGAEGPSSINKRGHSQSPEIMGMEVHVKDARLEDGWGFYEFTGPGSAKLIKRPANCYQCHEGHGAVDTTFVQFYPTLLGVAKAKGTLSAAYLKEISTPEMGK
- a CDS encoding alpha/beta hydrolase-fold protein — its product is MRSILVLATTLLLAYPVFARRIEVTIPTTKRLTGHLILVITKKAGNGEPEPRMQLQETYTSAQGFGVDVTDLAPNKPIVIDDKTIGYPRKSLADLDPGDYTVQAVFNVYEQFHLASGKTLWLPPDQGEGQHWNLKPGNPYNAPVRLHLDPKSNATLKLTLDKVIPPIAGTERDPEVIAAKEPGAKWLKYIRFRSEKLSKFWGRDMYLGAWVLLPDGFDQHPDARYPLVVYQDHFRPGFGAPLPWVTTPPASADNSRAVAAYKFFQDWTAGRLPRVLLLYVQSPNPYYDDSYDVDSANVGPYGAAINEELIPAIEQKYRGIGQGWARATYGGSTGGWESLATQIFYPDLYNGTYTACPDPIDFHAYQNVDLYDDTNAFVRKGDFGEIPIAADRKPDGSIIGNTGDEYRYEYVLGTHGRSTEQWDIWQAVFSPAGSDGYPEDVIDPLTGAIDKSTVAYWHDRYDLTAILQRDWRTLGPKLEGKLHLSVGDGDTYFLNNAVHLLQSTLDDTRNPHSDATFQYGPGMPHCYIGGPVEYTMEQNHNNWAQRVLPQMVEHMLRTAPPGADTKSWRY